The genomic interval TAGGGAAGGATTTGAAACTGTCCTGTTCTATCAAGCACTATTTTCATTTGCAAAATATATGGAATTGTTTGTTCTTGCAGGATTCGTTTCAGGAATGGCTATAATAATTGCTGTCGTCTTTATAATTAGAAAGCTAGGTAGAAAATTGCCACTGAGAGTACTGTTTGGATTAACTATGGGGGTTGGGGCATTTATGTCAATTACATTTTTGGGTAATGCATTGCGGGAATTCCAGGAGCTTGGATGGATTTCAACTACACACCTATTCGGAATTATTCCTCGATTTGACATAAACATAGCGACTATGACCGGTATTCATCCAACGCTTGAGACTGTTGTAGGACAGGTGATATTGCTTGCGATTTATGTAGTTGGGTCGCTGTATATCCTGTTTATCCAACCTAGACGACAACAAAAAATAGCTTCTATGAGAAAATCCGTTGGAAATAAGGAAAAGGGGGAGGCCACCGCAGGTAACGGAGGAAACTCTACCCCTAATAAAAAGGACAAAACCTAAAAAGGTGATCTAGGGACATCTAATAATTTCCTATTTTTATTAAAAAGTTCATAAAAAATTAAGAAAGTAGTTATATTTGTTAATTCAATATTTCCTTGTTTTGATTGATATACAAGACCTTTATTCTTTTTATAGTAGTTCAGGTTATGTTGGTATCTTTCTGATCAGCTTTATCGGTAGTATTATTCCTTTTATACCAGTACCTTATTTTCCTATTTTAGTTACTTCTGCCCTTGACAAAAGTCTCGATCCCAATTTAATAGTCTTGATGAGCACTATTGGTGCAGTTTTGGCCAAGACGATTATTTTTATTGCAAGTTATTATGGCCGCAATATTTTAAGCAAGAAGACAAAGACTAGAATGCTGCCTCTTCAAAAATTATTGAGCAAATATGGTGGGATAGGGGTGTTTTTGGCTGCCTTAACTCCGATTCCAGACGATTTAGTCTATATTCCTCTTGGAATAGCCAAATACAGCCCATCTAGATTTGCGTTGTTTACTTTTCTTGGCAAGTTTTTTTTGGGTGCGATCATCGTTTGGGGCACTGTTTATCTAGGCAGACCTATAATGGATAGATTTCTGGTAGTAACTGATTCTAACAATGAATATTCGACCATATTGGTTACGGTGTTGTCAATTATCTTGCTAGCCCTTGTCTTATTTTTTACCTTTAAATTTGATTGGGCCAAAATAATTGGAAAATGGTTTCCTTGGGCAATAGATAATTCTGATACCGAATTAGATCATGACAATAATAGTAAGAAAATATAACATTCGTGTTTTATTATATAATATTTTGTTAGAATATTTTACAATTAAATTATTTTCTAATGTTTAATAACAAAAAAATACCATTATAGAATGTCCAAGAATGACTGGTAATTCAAATATTGATTTCAATATTTTATTTAAAAAGAGCTTCAGAGAACTTGGGATTAATTGGGTCGATGACCTCGCAAAGAATGATGATTATCTTATTATGATAATGAATGATTTTCAAAATTTGTTTCCTGATATTAAGGTTATAGATCCGTACATGATCTTGTTAAAAACAATAACAATTATGATCCAAAATGAAAAGTTTGTATTGAAAAAAAATGACGTGTATGATTTCTTTATAATGTCATACAAATTCCTAGTGGATCATTTAATTAAGAAACAGGTTAATTCAATTCCATTTACAATATCTACATATGATAACGTTGTTTTCGAAATTTGTGACGATCTACTACGTAACTATGACAATTTTCCTAATAATGTAAAAATTCAATTCCCAAATCTTCTTGTTGATATAATGTCTATCATATTTTTCAAAACCGACCTAGAGGGTAAAAAAATATCACTTTTTCAACTAAAGAGTTACTATGATTCTAGAAAAACCATGCTGGTATCTCAAAAATACTCTTATCCGAGTCGAGATCTGAATTCCTTATCTAACACTTCGAGCAGCGAACTTTCAGAGCAGGTACTCCAAGATTCAGACAACATTGAGGATTCATCAACGTCAAAAACAAACTATGCTGCTACAAAAGGAGATAGCCGTCGATTCCATACCTCTAATCATGAAGAAAATAAAATATACCCGATAGGAGAGATAGCATATAAGATAGCACAAATCATTCATAGAGATCCATCTCAGGTTAAGAATTCATTATCCGCATTGCCTGCAAAGGAACTGCAAAAACTATATGATATATGCAATAATTATAACAAGATACTAAGGTATGGAAAATTAACTGAATTAAAGGATTTCAAATTAGAGATCGAATCAGAACTTGGACGTTCCTTATCCGATAAACAAATTAGACACTCTCAAATCTCAATTAAGAAGGTTCAGTTTTATATTGAAAATATTTTGGATGGTAAATTTGAACCCCATTTAACACATGGTATAAACCACGTAAAACATAACTTTGAATATGGTTATCGGTTGGTAGGATTAATCAGCAATACAAAGTCAAAGAATAAGAAAATCGAGTCTTAAATTATTTTTATGCTCACTAGGTTTATTGTTTTAGGCACTGTGTATATTCTGGTATTATGATCTAACATGTATAATCAATCTTGTATAGCAATCGCTCTGACAGGAGATCCAGAACAATTCTTGAGTTTAAGAGGCAATGCTATCAAAATGAATCTTTTATTTAGTAATTTATCAAGGTTCATTAAATTCTCTAAAATAAGGATATTGTTTTCACTAAATATTTTGTGAGAATTAAAATCTCCATCAGTGGCTGGATCAATATTTGGGCTATCTATTCCTACAAGATTTATCTTGATTTCGGCTAAATATTTAGCTGCGGCTTTAGAAAGTCCTGGACTTTTGGTAAAATATTTGCTC from Candidatus Nitrosocosmicus hydrocola carries:
- a CDS encoding DedA family protein; this translates as MIDIQDLYSFYSSSGYVGIFLISFIGSIIPFIPVPYFPILVTSALDKSLDPNLIVLMSTIGAVLAKTIIFIASYYGRNILSKKTKTRMLPLQKLLSKYGGIGVFLAALTPIPDDLVYIPLGIAKYSPSRFALFTFLGKFFLGAIIVWGTVYLGRPIMDRFLVVTDSNNEYSTILVTVLSIILLALVLFFTFKFDWAKIIGKWFPWAIDNSDTELDHDNNSKKI